In the Streptomyces sp. f51 genome, one interval contains:
- a CDS encoding MBL fold metallo-hydrolase: MAARVEHLVTSGTFELDGGSWEVDNNVWIVGDDHEAVVIDAAHDAAAIAEAVGDRRLRGIVCTHAHNDHIDAAPALAELTGATIWLHPDDLPLWKLTHPDRMPDAWLQDGQVIEAAGTDLTVLHTPGHAPGAVCLYDPGLRTLFSGDTLFQGGPGATGRSYSHFPTIIESIRDRLLTLPADTVVRTGHGDTTTIGAEAPHLEAWIERGH; this comes from the coding sequence ATGGCCGCGCGCGTCGAACACCTCGTCACCTCGGGCACGTTCGAGCTCGACGGCGGAAGCTGGGAGGTCGACAACAACGTATGGATCGTGGGCGACGACCACGAGGCCGTCGTGATCGACGCCGCGCACGACGCAGCGGCCATCGCCGAGGCGGTGGGCGACCGCCGGCTGCGCGGGATCGTGTGCACCCACGCGCACAACGACCACATCGACGCGGCTCCCGCCCTGGCCGAGCTCACCGGAGCCACCATCTGGCTCCACCCCGACGACCTGCCGCTGTGGAAGCTCACCCACCCGGACCGCATGCCCGACGCCTGGCTCCAGGACGGCCAGGTGATCGAGGCCGCGGGCACCGATCTGACCGTGCTGCACACCCCGGGGCACGCGCCCGGCGCGGTCTGCCTCTACGACCCGGGCCTTCGCACCCTGTTCTCCGGTGACACCCTCTTCCAGGGTGGCCCCGGCGCGACCGGCCGGTCCTACTCCCACTTCCCGACGATCATCGAGTCCATCCGCGACCGGCTGCTCACCCTGCCGGCCGACACGGTCGTGCGTACCGGACACGGCGACACGACCACCATCGGAGCGGAGGCGCCGCACCTGGAGGCCTGGATCGAACGAGGGCACTGA
- a CDS encoding SDR family oxidoreductase, producing MSGPSEGTLRDTVALVAGATRGAGRGIAVELGAAGATVYVTGRTTRERRSEYDRPETVEDTADLVTAAGGRGIAVPTDHLVPAEVESLVARIADEQGRLDVLVNDIWGAEKLFEWDTPLWEHDLDNGRRMLRLAVETHAITSHHALPLLLRRPGGLVVEMTDGTAEYNRDTYRVSFFYDLAKSSVLRMAFALGHELGPRGATAVALTPGWMRSEIMLETFGVTEENWHDAEAHEPHFAISETPFYVGRAVAALAADPERARWNGQSLSSGQLAGVYGFTDRDGSRPDAWRYLVEVQDKGKPADTTGYR from the coding sequence ATGTCAGGGCCGTCGGAAGGCACACTGCGGGACACGGTCGCGCTGGTCGCGGGAGCGACCAGAGGGGCGGGCCGCGGGATCGCGGTGGAACTCGGCGCGGCCGGCGCCACCGTCTACGTCACCGGCCGCACCACACGCGAGCGGCGCTCGGAGTACGACCGGCCGGAGACCGTCGAGGACACCGCGGACCTGGTCACCGCGGCGGGCGGACGGGGCATCGCGGTCCCCACCGACCACCTCGTCCCCGCCGAGGTGGAGTCCCTCGTCGCCCGGATCGCCGACGAGCAGGGCCGCCTCGACGTCCTGGTCAACGACATCTGGGGCGCCGAGAAGCTCTTCGAATGGGACACACCCCTGTGGGAGCACGACCTCGACAACGGACGCAGGATGCTCCGGCTCGCCGTCGAGACCCACGCCATCACCAGCCATCACGCGCTGCCCCTGCTGCTGCGCCGCCCCGGCGGTCTCGTCGTCGAGATGACGGACGGCACCGCGGAGTACAACCGCGACACCTACCGGGTCTCCTTCTTCTACGACCTCGCCAAGTCCTCCGTCCTGCGCATGGCGTTCGCCCTCGGACACGAACTGGGCCCGCGCGGCGCCACCGCCGTCGCGCTCACCCCCGGCTGGATGCGCTCGGAGATCATGCTGGAGACCTTCGGAGTGACCGAGGAGAACTGGCACGACGCCGAAGCGCACGAGCCGCACTTCGCCATCTCCGAGACGCCGTTCTACGTGGGACGCGCGGTCGCCGCGCTGGCCGCCGACCCCGAACGCGCGCGCTGGAACGGGCAGTCACTCTCCAGCGGGCAGCTCGCCGGGGTGTACGGCTTCACCGACCGGGACGGCAGCCGTCCGGACGCCTGGCGCTATCTGGTCGAGGTGCAGGACAAGGGGAAGCCCGCGGACACCACGGGGTACCGCTGA
- a CDS encoding SDR family NAD(P)-dependent oxidoreductase: MTATRRFEGYGVLITGAARGIGAATARRLAEEGAQVLVTDVDEAEAGRTAAALRELGSRAEAFGCDVGRRAQVEAAVAYAVETFGSLDVLVNNAYRCSQDAPLFEDESDEAWAGDLDITLTGAYRCARAALPHLVASGRGAIVTIGSVNGLQDFGNHAYSAAKAGLMSLTRTLAGHAAGRGVRVNLVAPGTVRTTAWEGRDEDLAAASRLYPLGRVGEPEDIAAAVAFLASRDASWITGTTLCVDGGLLAVNHGFREAVTGGGDAV; the protein is encoded by the coding sequence ATGACAGCGACGAGGCGCTTCGAGGGGTACGGGGTCCTGATCACCGGCGCGGCCCGTGGGATCGGCGCGGCGACCGCCCGCCGGCTGGCCGAGGAGGGCGCTCAGGTCCTGGTCACCGACGTGGACGAGGCCGAGGCCGGGAGGACCGCCGCCGCGCTGCGCGAACTCGGCTCGCGCGCCGAGGCGTTCGGCTGCGACGTCGGGCGGCGGGCACAGGTCGAGGCCGCCGTCGCGTACGCGGTGGAGACCTTCGGCTCCCTCGACGTCCTGGTCAACAACGCCTACCGGTGCAGTCAGGACGCCCCGCTCTTCGAGGACGAGAGCGACGAGGCCTGGGCCGGCGACCTCGACATCACCCTGACCGGCGCCTACCGCTGCGCCCGCGCGGCCCTGCCGCACCTGGTCGCCTCCGGCCGCGGTGCCATCGTCACCATCGGCTCCGTCAACGGCCTCCAGGACTTCGGCAACCACGCCTACAGCGCGGCCAAGGCGGGGCTGATGTCGCTCACGCGCACCCTGGCGGGCCATGCCGCGGGACGGGGTGTCCGGGTCAACCTGGTGGCGCCGGGAACGGTCCGCACCACGGCCTGGGAGGGACGCGACGAGGACCTCGCCGCCGCGTCCCGGCTCTATCCGCTCGGCCGGGTCGGTGAACCGGAGGACATCGCGGCCGCCGTCGCCTTCCTGGCCTCCCGCGACGCGTCCTGGATCACGGGTACGACCCTGTGCGTCGACGGCGGTCTGCTGGCCGTCAACCACGGTTTCCGGGAGGCGGTCACCGGCGGCGGCGACGCGGTCTGA
- a CDS encoding VOC family protein, whose amino-acid sequence MERVLGIGGYFLRAADPAALGAWYRECLGLDADDNGLWRPEAGPTVFAAFESGTSYFGSPAQQTMLNFRVRDLDAMLAQLRARGADVAEETQDMDGVGRFGWVTDPEGNRVELWQPA is encoded by the coding sequence ATGGAACGTGTGCTTGGAATCGGCGGATACTTCCTCAGGGCCGCCGACCCCGCCGCCCTCGGGGCGTGGTACCGCGAGTGCCTCGGACTGGACGCCGACGACAACGGCCTGTGGCGGCCCGAGGCCGGCCCGACGGTGTTCGCCGCCTTCGAGTCCGGGACAAGCTACTTCGGGTCACCGGCCCAGCAGACCATGCTCAACTTCCGGGTCCGCGACCTGGACGCCATGCTCGCGCAACTGCGCGCCCGGGGAGCGGACGTGGCGGAGGAGACCCAGGACATGGACGGTGTCGGCCGGTTCGGCTGGGTCACCGACCCGGAGGGCAACCGGGTCGAACTCTGGCAGCCCGCCTGA
- a CDS encoding aminotransferase class I/II-fold pyridoxal phosphate-dependent enzyme produces the protein MHPALSGDLDRLPELLQAARDFAVREVAGLDGRPVARLGKAPAPDPLPAAGAGAEGALARFAGRWAPGFSGSAGPRYLGFVTGGATPASLAGDWLTGAYDQNVSGAAGSFASALEHETLGWLRELFGLGEEHRGAFVSGATVSNTVGLAIAREWLGERLGVRVADEGAGALGRVDVLSATPHSSVAKALSVLGLGRGSLRRVPVLPGNREAVDVERLDAALTALGGRPAVVVANAGTVNTVDFDDLRAVAALRERHDFWLHVDAAFGGFAALSPEFSSLVAGLDEADSVCVDLHKWLNVPYDAAVQFTRRQDLQVRVFHNASPYLGLPGGDPDFLHLTPENSRRLRALPAWFSLAAYGREGHREIVERNVALARRLGERVARAPALRLLAPVRLNVVCFTLAEDPTERRVRALADAVAASGEAFVTTTCYDGTHGLRAAFSNWRTSEADTDRVFAAVERHSAEPRL, from the coding sequence ATGCACCCCGCTCTCTCCGGCGACCTCGACCGCCTCCCCGAACTCCTCCAGGCCGCAAGGGACTTCGCCGTCCGGGAGGTGGCCGGCCTGGACGGCCGTCCGGTCGCCCGGCTCGGCAAGGCGCCCGCCCCCGATCCGCTGCCGGCCGCCGGCGCGGGCGCCGAGGGGGCCCTGGCCCGGTTCGCCGGGCGCTGGGCCCCGGGGTTCTCCGGCTCCGCGGGCCCGCGCTACCTCGGGTTCGTCACCGGCGGCGCGACGCCCGCCTCGCTCGCCGGGGACTGGCTGACGGGCGCCTACGACCAGAACGTCTCGGGCGCCGCCGGATCCTTCGCGAGCGCGCTCGAACACGAGACGCTGGGCTGGCTGCGCGAGCTGTTCGGGCTCGGCGAGGAGCATCGCGGGGCGTTCGTGAGCGGCGCGACGGTGTCGAACACGGTCGGGCTGGCCATCGCGCGGGAGTGGCTCGGCGAGCGTCTCGGGGTGAGGGTCGCGGACGAGGGGGCGGGCGCGCTCGGCCGGGTCGACGTGCTGTCGGCCACCCCGCATTCGAGCGTCGCCAAGGCCCTGTCCGTACTCGGCCTCGGTCGCGGCTCCCTGCGCCGGGTGCCGGTGCTGCCCGGCAACCGCGAGGCCGTGGACGTCGAGCGCCTCGACGCCGCCCTGACCGCGCTGGGCGGACGTCCCGCCGTCGTCGTGGCGAACGCGGGGACCGTGAACACCGTCGACTTCGACGATCTGCGGGCCGTCGCCGCGCTCCGGGAACGCCATGACTTCTGGCTGCACGTCGACGCGGCGTTCGGTGGATTCGCCGCGCTCTCGCCCGAGTTCTCCTCACTGGTGGCCGGTCTGGACGAGGCCGACTCCGTCTGTGTCGACCTGCACAAGTGGCTCAACGTCCCCTACGACGCGGCCGTCCAGTTCACCCGCCGTCAGGACCTCCAGGTCCGGGTCTTCCACAACGCCTCGCCCTATCTCGGGCTTCCGGGCGGCGACCCCGACTTCCTTCACCTGACGCCGGAGAACTCGCGGCGGCTGCGCGCGCTGCCGGCCTGGTTCTCGCTCGCCGCCTACGGGCGCGAGGGGCATCGCGAGATCGTCGAGCGGAACGTCGCGCTCGCCCGGCGGCTGGGCGAGCGCGTCGCCCGTGCCCCCGCGCTGCGGCTGCTCGCGCCGGTGCGGCTGAACGTCGTGTGCTTCACCCTCGCCGAGGATCCGACGGAGCGGCGGGTCCGCGCGCTGGCCGACGCCGTCGCCGCCTCGGGCGAGGCGTTCGTGACGACGACGTGCTACGACGGAACCCACGGGCTGCGCGCCGCGTTCAGCAACTGGCGTACGTCCGAGGCGGACACGGACCGGGTGTTCGCGGCCGTGGAACGCCACAGCGCGGAACCGCGGCTGTGA
- a CDS encoding L,D-transpeptidase family protein yields the protein MGDIRRRGAVALGLTGLVAPLTLALGSTPAQAASCTTAAGPYQKQVEKFLGRPVDGRQSAADCKAIQAFQNKHGITPNIGYAGPVTWGVMDLMNKQKAVGSNPNRDGTCPVNKGRIACVNLTLQLSWIQDGSRLVYGPVPVRTGRDGYETRTGLKKIYWRDIDHVSTIYNVSMPYSQFFDGGQAFHSVGLSMWNPPGSHGCVNMTPTTAKKYWSLLKNGDDVYVYGRKPGT from the coding sequence ATGGGGGACATACGCAGAAGAGGAGCTGTCGCGCTCGGACTCACCGGACTGGTGGCACCGCTCACCCTCGCCCTGGGCTCGACGCCCGCGCAGGCCGCGAGCTGCACGACGGCCGCCGGTCCGTACCAGAAGCAGGTCGAGAAGTTCCTCGGGCGGCCCGTGGACGGCCGGCAGTCCGCCGCCGACTGCAAGGCGATCCAGGCCTTCCAGAACAAGCACGGCATCACCCCGAACATCGGGTACGCGGGCCCCGTCACCTGGGGCGTGATGGACCTCATGAACAAGCAGAAGGCCGTGGGGAGCAATCCCAACCGGGACGGCACGTGCCCGGTGAACAAGGGCCGCATCGCCTGCGTCAACCTCACGCTCCAGCTCAGCTGGATCCAGGACGGCAGCCGCCTCGTCTACGGTCCGGTCCCGGTCCGCACGGGGAGGGACGGCTACGAGACCCGCACCGGCCTGAAGAAGATCTACTGGCGTGACATCGACCACGTGTCGACCATCTACAACGTGTCCATGCCCTACAGCCAGTTCTTCGACGGAGGCCAGGCCTTCCACTCGGTGGGGCTCAGCATGTGGAACCCGCCCGGCTCGCACGGCTGCGTCAACATGACCCCGACCACGGCCAAGAAGTACTGGTCGCTGCTCAAGAACGGCGACGACGTCTACGTGTACGGACGCAAGCCCGGCACCTGA
- a CDS encoding S1 family peptidase: MRHARRRIVRRGARLAAVGGLLCGGFMVTRAMASEPSDAARTTVSSAQAAADKGEGLVSRLGATRTAGNWIAADGRPVVAVTDADAADAVKRAGARPKVVKHSMQDLKSAAHDLSSAPRVPGTAWAVDYKKNEVVVQADSTVSATDWKRMTELAHGIGDSVRMQRTQGTFTTRVNGAQAIFSTGGRCSAGFNVSNAQGEFILTAGHCGPAGSVWFSDNTGRQQVGRTITTAFPGNDFSLIQYDNAQQAGAGTNVVAIGGGNGVRITGAADPTVGQRVFRSGSTSGLHDGQVTALNATVNYPEGTVTGLVETTVCAEPGDSGGPLFSEGIALGVTSGGNGDCKSGGTTFFQPVTKALTALGVTLAGQPAQGASGGAAQQSPATSASAMASQGGAPGAAAPGAVETVGGEGVAQTFVAELTDPNNVGPGLLVIGGSIIAFVATRFIRTEQDRNAYRRQYSQSWG, translated from the coding sequence ATGAGGCACGCACGACGACGGATCGTCCGACGGGGGGCGCGTCTCGCGGCCGTCGGCGGGCTGCTCTGCGGAGGGTTCATGGTGACGCGCGCCATGGCGAGCGAACCGTCCGACGCCGCGCGTACCACCGTGAGTTCGGCGCAGGCCGCGGCGGACAAGGGCGAGGGTCTGGTGTCCCGGCTGGGCGCCACGCGGACGGCAGGCAACTGGATAGCCGCCGACGGCCGTCCCGTCGTCGCGGTCACCGACGCGGACGCGGCGGACGCCGTGAAGCGGGCCGGGGCCCGGCCGAAGGTCGTCAAGCACAGCATGCAGGACCTCAAGTCGGCGGCCCACGACCTCAGTTCGGCGCCGCGGGTGCCGGGTACCGCCTGGGCGGTCGACTACAAGAAGAACGAGGTGGTGGTGCAGGCCGACAGCACGGTCTCCGCCACCGACTGGAAGCGCATGACCGAACTCGCCCACGGCATCGGTGATTCGGTGCGCATGCAGCGGACCCAGGGCACGTTCACCACGCGGGTGAACGGCGCGCAGGCGATCTTCTCGACCGGCGGACGCTGCTCGGCCGGGTTCAACGTGAGCAACGCGCAGGGCGAGTTCATCCTGACGGCCGGGCACTGCGGACCCGCCGGATCGGTCTGGTTCTCCGACAACACCGGCCGCCAGCAGGTGGGCCGCACGATCACCACCGCGTTTCCCGGCAACGACTTCTCGCTGATCCAGTACGACAACGCGCAGCAGGCCGGGGCCGGGACCAACGTGGTCGCCATCGGCGGCGGCAACGGCGTACGGATCACCGGCGCCGCCGATCCGACCGTGGGCCAGCGGGTGTTCCGCAGCGGCAGCACCAGCGGACTGCACGACGGGCAGGTGACGGCGCTCAACGCGACGGTCAACTACCCGGAGGGAACGGTCACCGGGCTGGTCGAGACGACGGTGTGCGCCGAACCGGGCGACAGCGGCGGCCCGTTGTTCTCCGAGGGCATCGCGCTGGGGGTGACCTCGGGCGGCAACGGGGACTGCAAGAGCGGTGGCACGACGTTCTTCCAGCCCGTCACCAAGGCGCTGACGGCGCTGGGAGTGACGCTCGCGGGTCAGCCGGCGCAGGGCGCGTCCGGCGGTGCGGCCCAGCAGTCCCCCGCGACGTCCGCTTCGGCCATGGCCTCGCAGGGCGGAGCGCCGGGTGCGGCGGCTCCGGGCGCGGTGGAGACGGTGGGCGGGGAGGGGGTCGCGCAGACGTTCGTCGCCGAGCTCACCGACCCGAACAATGTCGGGCCCGGTCTGCTCGTCATCGGGGGGAGCATCATCGCGTTCGTGGCGACCCGCTTCATCCGCACCGAGCAGGACCGCAACGCCTACCGGCGGCAGTATTCACAGAGCTGGGGCTGA
- a CDS encoding NAD(P)/FAD-dependent oxidoreductase, which translates to MQGPNIVIVGAGFAGVEAARSLERTLTPGEARVTLISPTDYQLYLPLLPHVAAGVVTPQSVAPSLRRILNRTALVPGGVIGVDPQAKVCVVRKITGDLVDLRYDYLVLTPGSVTRTFDIPGLAEEARGMKTLAQAAYLRDHVIAQLDLAAATSDHAEQASRLQFVVVGGGYAGTETAACLQRLTTAAARRYHPRIDPDLIKWHLVDLAPKLLPELGDRLGADALRTLSDRGVQISLGTSVASVTKDEITLTDGRVLPSRTLVWTAGVAASPLVDSLGAETVRGRIVTEPDFRVPGLDGVFALGDAAAVPDLAKGDGSPCPPTAQHAARQGRHAAKVLTAKLRGQPTLPYRHKDLGLVVDLGGHDAVSKPLGIGLKGAPAQLVARGYHLYALRTGAARFRTGANWLLNAVAGDDFVRTGFLADRKATLRDFERTDVYLTRDEVTARTRALT; encoded by the coding sequence ATGCAAGGACCGAACATCGTCATTGTCGGTGCGGGATTCGCAGGAGTCGAGGCCGCCAGGAGCCTGGAGAGGACACTCACCCCGGGCGAGGCCAGGGTCACCCTGATCAGTCCCACCGACTACCAGCTCTATCTGCCCCTGCTGCCCCATGTCGCCGCCGGCGTCGTCACCCCCCAGTCGGTGGCACCCTCGCTGCGCCGGATCCTGAACCGCACCGCGCTGGTGCCCGGCGGCGTGATCGGTGTCGATCCGCAGGCCAAGGTGTGCGTCGTCCGGAAGATCACCGGAGACCTCGTCGATCTGCGCTACGACTATCTGGTCCTCACCCCGGGAAGCGTGACCCGCACCTTCGACATCCCCGGTCTGGCGGAGGAGGCGCGCGGGATGAAGACGCTCGCCCAGGCCGCCTATCTGCGCGACCACGTGATCGCCCAACTCGACCTGGCGGCGGCCACGTCGGACCATGCCGAGCAGGCCTCGCGGCTCCAGTTCGTGGTGGTCGGCGGCGGCTACGCGGGCACCGAGACGGCGGCCTGCCTCCAGCGTCTGACCACCGCGGCGGCACGGCGCTACCACCCCCGCATCGACCCGGACCTCATCAAGTGGCATCTGGTCGACCTCGCCCCGAAGCTGCTGCCCGAGCTCGGGGACAGGCTGGGCGCCGACGCGTTGCGGACGCTCAGCGACCGCGGGGTCCAGATCTCCCTGGGCACGTCCGTCGCCTCCGTCACCAAGGACGAGATCACCCTCACGGACGGGCGGGTGCTGCCCTCGCGGACGCTGGTGTGGACCGCGGGTGTCGCGGCGAGCCCGCTGGTCGACTCGCTCGGCGCGGAGACCGTGCGCGGACGGATCGTCACCGAGCCCGACTTCAGGGTTCCGGGCCTCGACGGGGTGTTCGCGCTGGGCGACGCGGCCGCGGTGCCCGACCTGGCCAAGGGCGACGGCTCCCCCTGCCCGCCCACCGCTCAGCACGCGGCCCGGCAGGGCCGGCACGCGGCCAAGGTCCTGACGGCGAAGCTGCGAGGGCAGCCCACTCTGCCGTACCGGCACAAGGACCTCGGTCTGGTCGTCGACCTCGGCGGCCACGACGCCGTGTCCAAGCCGCTCGGCATCGGCCTCAAGGGCGCGCCCGCACAGCTCGTGGCCCGCGGATACCACCTGTACGCCCTGCGCACGGGCGCGGCCCGGTTCCGTACGGGTGCCAACTGGCTGCTGAACGCGGTCGCGGGCGACGACTTCGTCCGCACCGGCTTCCTCGCGGACCGCAAGGCGACCCTGCGGGACTTCGAGCGTACGGACGTGTATCTGACGCGGGACGAGGTGACCGCCAGGACGCGCGCTCTGACGTAG